A genomic stretch from bacterium includes:
- a CDS encoding MBL fold metallo-hydrolase — MSKPRRQEQENASEEITEVAKDILRMQLPIMLPGLGHVNMYALVDGDGAAVIDPGLPGESTWNAITDRLKQAGLEPRHIHTVFITHSHPDHFGGAVRIHKESGARIVAHRAFHFGGPARGHKRHTSDGHGHAHGHGHADGDHHVEASVDDLVAHMELLERDRRRSQNPLWRIRSALKRMTTPAPWKGRGETASFRESLRFLSYATFGRSRFVPPVTHHVEHGDVLRLAGREWFVQHTPGHTADHICLHDPDTGAFLSGDHVLPSITPHIGGVSYLADPLKSFFYSLDRVGEIQGVELALPAHGHPFDDLAGRAQAIKEHHHDRLDEIRDIARELGRADVNSFMKRLFRERSWGDMAESETYAHLEHLRLEGMAEAHRNDKGRLVYDL; from the coding sequence ATGAGCAAGCCGCGACGACAAGAACAGGAAAACGCCTCGGAAGAGATCACCGAGGTCGCGAAGGACATCCTTCGCATGCAGCTCCCCATCATGCTGCCCGGCCTCGGGCACGTGAACATGTACGCGCTGGTCGACGGCGACGGCGCGGCGGTGATCGACCCGGGCCTGCCGGGCGAATCGACGTGGAACGCGATCACGGACCGGCTCAAGCAGGCCGGTCTCGAGCCGCGCCACATCCACACGGTCTTCATCACGCACTCGCACCCGGACCATTTCGGGGGCGCCGTCCGCATCCACAAGGAATCCGGCGCGCGGATCGTCGCCCACCGCGCCTTCCACTTCGGCGGTCCGGCGCGCGGCCACAAGCGCCACACGAGCGATGGGCACGGGCATGCACACGGGCACGGACACGCAGACGGCGACCACCACGTCGAGGCGAGCGTGGACGACCTGGTCGCGCACATGGAGCTCCTGGAACGCGACCGGCGCCGTTCCCAGAATCCGCTCTGGCGGATCCGGAGCGCGCTCAAGCGGATGACGACCCCCGCGCCCTGGAAGGGCCGCGGCGAGACGGCGAGCTTCCGCGAGAGCCTTCGATTCCTGTCGTATGCGACCTTCGGCCGGAGCCGCTTCGTACCGCCGGTGACCCACCATGTGGAGCACGGCGACGTCCTCCGCCTGGCCGGTCGCGAATGGTTCGTACAGCACACACCGGGCCACACCGCCGATCACATCTGTCTCCACGACCCGGATACCGGCGCGTTCCTGTCCGGCGACCACGTCCTGCCCTCGATCACCCCGCACATCGGCGGCGTCTCGTACCTGGCGGATCCGCTCAAGTCGTTCTTCTACTCGCTCGATCGCGTGGGCGAGATCCAGGGCGTCGAGCTCGCGCTCCCGGCGCATGGCCACCCCTTCGACGATCTCGCGGGCCGCGCCCAGGCGATCAAGGAGCACCACCACGATCGCCTCGACGAAATCCGCGACATCGCCCGCGAACTCGGCCGCGCCGACGTGAACAGCTTCATGAAGCGGCTCTTCCGCGAGCGCAGCTGGGGCGACATGGCCGAGAGCGAGACCTACGCCCACCTCGAGCACCTACGACTCGAGGGCATGGCCGAAGCCCACCGCAACGACAAGGGTCGACTGGTCTACGACCTCTAG
- a CDS encoding TetR family transcriptional regulator, whose translation MAADTRDRILAAATRLYAAPDAGGPALRAIARAGGVNSALIHYHFGSRDGLVEAVLLRALEPVQALRWPIIERLRAGGSADGRDLAALCVTPIAALPRESDGGPAPALRLLARAISEDRIRLDALTAQHFAPMLFALRDVLATALPALSREAKERRFQFAADAAVTALAGDEATRANVGGSTTFDSYAHDLTKFLAGALDAPE comes from the coding sequence ATGGCCGCCGACACCCGCGACCGGATCCTCGCCGCCGCCACGCGGCTCTATGCCGCCCCCGACGCCGGGGGACCGGCGCTGCGCGCGATCGCGCGGGCGGGCGGCGTGAACTCGGCGCTGATCCACTACCACTTCGGAAGCCGGGACGGCCTGGTCGAGGCGGTCCTGCTCCGGGCCCTCGAGCCGGTCCAGGCCCTGCGCTGGCCGATCATCGAACGCCTGCGCGCCGGCGGCTCCGCCGACGGGCGGGACCTCGCTGCGCTGTGCGTGACGCCGATCGCTGCCCTGCCCCGCGAATCCGATGGGGGACCCGCCCCCGCGCTCCGCCTCCTCGCCCGGGCGATCTCGGAGGACCGGATCCGCCTCGACGCGCTGACGGCCCAGCACTTCGCGCCGATGCTCTTCGCCCTCCGCGACGTCCTGGCGACCGCACTCCCGGCGCTCTCCCGGGAGGCCAAGGAGCGGCGATTCCAGTTCGCGGCCGACGCCGCCGTGACCGCGCTCGCGGGAGACGAAGCGACCCGGGCGAACGTCGGAGGAAGCACGACCTTCGACTCCTACGCCCACGACCTCACGAAATTCCTCGCCGGCGCCCTCGACGCGCCCGAGTAG
- a CDS encoding HAD-IB family hydrolase, which translates to MALYARLTKEVRQGPSGPKIGAFFDLDHTILAGFSATSFMRERLLSGRMSPNEMVGTFYGALSFGLGRTGFSALMTGMSASYRGLAESVLEEVGEEVFEKHLARQIYPESRALVEAHQEAGHTVAIISSATKYQVLPFARELGIEHAMYTDLEVENGVFTGALAGPTCYGEGKAVAARKIAETEGVDLDQSYFYTDSHEDLPLLEAVGRPRPLNPNRQLAQIAKERMWPVRRFRSRGRPGFGDLIRTGLSFASVAPALGAGLAAGIVNGSYRELLNVSGAVWSDLATSLAGIDLRVEGEENAWATRPAVFIFNHQSALDPVLMLKIVRRDMTGVGKKEIQDDPIMGPLFTAAGVVFVDRAGLAETDSEAGAEASKAALEPAVRALEHGRSIAIAPEGTRSITPRLGPFKKGAFHLAMQAGVPIVPVVFRNVLDAFPKDASIVRPATIEAVVLPPIDTSSWTVEGLDEEIARVRAMYLDVLHQDS; encoded by the coding sequence ATGGCTCTCTACGCACGTCTCACGAAGGAGGTCCGACAGGGACCTTCGGGTCCGAAGATCGGTGCGTTCTTCGACCTCGATCACACGATCCTGGCCGGCTTCTCGGCGACTTCGTTCATGCGCGAGCGCCTCCTCTCGGGACGAATGAGCCCGAACGAGATGGTCGGGACCTTCTACGGCGCGCTCTCCTTCGGTCTCGGCCGGACGGGCTTCTCGGCGCTGATGACGGGCATGTCCGCGAGCTATCGCGGGCTCGCCGAGTCGGTCCTCGAAGAGGTCGGCGAGGAGGTCTTCGAGAAGCACCTCGCGCGGCAGATCTATCCCGAGTCCCGCGCGCTCGTCGAGGCCCATCAGGAAGCGGGCCACACCGTCGCCATCATTTCGAGCGCGACGAAGTACCAGGTCCTCCCCTTCGCCCGGGAGCTCGGGATCGAGCACGCGATGTACACCGATCTCGAGGTCGAGAACGGGGTCTTCACCGGCGCGCTCGCCGGTCCGACCTGCTACGGCGAGGGCAAGGCCGTCGCCGCGCGGAAGATCGCGGAGACCGAGGGCGTCGATCTCGACCAGAGCTACTTCTACACCGACAGCCACGAGGATCTGCCGCTCCTCGAAGCGGTCGGCCGGCCGCGACCCCTCAACCCGAATCGGCAGCTGGCGCAGATCGCCAAGGAGCGGATGTGGCCCGTGCGGCGCTTCCGCAGCCGCGGACGACCGGGCTTCGGGGACCTGATTCGCACGGGGCTCAGCTTCGCGAGCGTCGCGCCGGCGCTCGGTGCGGGGCTGGCGGCGGGGATCGTGAACGGGTCCTACCGCGAGCTGCTCAACGTCTCCGGGGCCGTGTGGAGTGACCTCGCGACTTCCCTCGCCGGGATCGACCTCCGCGTCGAAGGGGAGGAGAACGCCTGGGCCACACGGCCGGCGGTGTTCATCTTCAACCACCAGAGCGCGCTCGACCCGGTCCTGATGCTCAAGATCGTGCGCCGGGACATGACCGGCGTCGGGAAGAAGGAGATCCAGGACGATCCGATCATGGGCCCGCTCTTCACCGCCGCCGGCGTGGTCTTCGTCGACCGGGCCGGGCTCGCCGAGACCGATTCGGAGGCCGGCGCGGAGGCGTCGAAGGCCGCCCTCGAGCCGGCCGTTCGCGCGCTCGAGCACGGACGCTCGATCGCGATCGCACCGGAGGGCACGCGCTCGATCACGCCGCGCCTCGGCCCCTTCAAGAAGGGCGCGTTCCACCTGGCCATGCAGGCGGGCGTCCCGATCGTCCCGGTCGTGTTCCGGAACGTGCTCGATGCGTTCCCGAAGGACGCGTCGATCGTGCGCCCCGCGACGATCGAAGCGGTGGTGCTCCCGCCGATCGATACGTCGAGCTGGACCGTCGAAGGCCTCGACGAGGAGATCGCGCGCGTGCGCGCGATGTACCTCGACGTGCTGCACCAGGACAGCTAG